In Malus sylvestris chromosome 16, drMalSylv7.2, whole genome shotgun sequence, the following are encoded in one genomic region:
- the LOC126606517 gene encoding polyamine oxidase 2-like: protein MASGSNSNPQLRRALCSNGEKRQPSSATAPSPSVIVIGGGMVGISAAWALHDASIQVVLLESRDRLGGRVCTDYSFGFPIDLGASWLHGVCTENPLAPLIGTLGLPLYRTSEDNSVLYDHDLESYTLFDMDENQVPQDLVTKVGEVFENILKKDRRGKTGI from the coding sequence ATGGCGTCTGGAAGCAACAGTAATCCTCAATTGCGCAGAGCTCTTTGCTCAAATGGTGAGAAGAGGCAGCCATCGAGTGCGACGGCGCCGTCCCCATCTGTAATAGTGATAGGTGGCGGTATGGTAGGCATTTCAGCTGCTTGGGCTTTACATGATGCATCAATTCAGGTTGTGCTGTTGGAGTCTCGAGACAGGCTGGGCGGTCGAGTTTGCACCGATTACTCGTTTGGTTTCCCTATTGACTTGGGTGCATCATGGTTGCATGGAGTATGCACAGAGAATCCATTGGCACCATTGATTGGAACATTGGGGTTACCCTTGTACCGTACGAGTGAGGATAACTCTGTCTTGTATGACCATGACTTGGAAAGCTATACACTCTTTGATATGGATGAGAATCAAGTTCCTCAAGATTTGGTCACGAAAGTTGGTGAAGTATTTGAGAACATTTTGAAAAAAGACAGACGTGGTAAGACAGGAATTTAG